In Trifolium pratense cultivar HEN17-A07 linkage group LG7, ARS_RC_1.1, whole genome shotgun sequence, a genomic segment contains:
- the LOC123893942 gene encoding G-type lectin S-receptor-like serine/threonine-protein kinase LECRK3: MGLMKDDGNFQLRDQNFVVLWQSFNHFTDTLLPGQVLNSKNCLYSRQGEFNFSRGMFELRLEKDGHGLLLNLINSPSNTYYSTQHDAYYESRIVYPYNEPLDVGDKLIFDKDYFSLYILIKENGKHIPITNSKNYVSNGNYYYKATINHDGVFTLSYYPRNPTNVQRWIVAKTIPENICLNSTSNNGICGLNSICSLRDDQRPKCTCQEGYSLIDSNNMYGGCIPNFQVNICQCRHQGSQNDTQIMRNLSNTYSPKFDYQPLSTCTLQECKEYCMQDGWCVLVFVNESSCWKNKLPLSHGRKDLSMKGTSIIKIRRNDTLSILSNVIKDNVHNNTKKMRDYGSLMIVMSIILGFSIVIIIALCGPICFWHNHKKIKSSATNISVVDRNLRIFTYKEITEATNNFREELGRGSCSIVYKGTIDVDMNVAVKKLDKLFQDSDKEFQTEMNVIIETHHRNLVRLHGYCSEEQHRVLVYELMSNGTLASFLFTPLKPSWSRRVQIAIGIARGLVYLHEECCTQIIHCDIKPQNILLDDDYNARISDFGLAKLLLINQSHTKTGIRGTKGYVAPDWFRSAPITAKVDAYSFGVLLLEIIFCRKNVEGDNVSEEKRILTDWAYDCYKATKLDLLLENEGEAIDDMSRVEKFVMIAIWCTQEDPSIRPTMKRVLLMLEEIVEVAIPPSPYLYGSFG; encoded by the coding sequence ATGGGTTTAATGAAGGATGATGGAAATTTTCAATTACGAGACCAAAACTTTGTTGTATTATGGCAGAGTTTCAATCATTTTACTGATACATTACTTCCTGGTCAAGTATTGAATTCAAAGAATTGTCTTTATTCTCGACAAGGAGAATTCAACTTCTCGCGAGGAATGTTTGAACTTCGTCTAGAAAAAGATGGACATGGTTTGCTCCTCAACCTTATAAATTCTCCTTCAAATACATACTACAGTACTCAACATGATGCTTACTATGAAAGTCGCATTGTTTATCCATATAATGAACCGTTGGATGTTGGCGacaaattaatatttgacaAAGATTATTTCTCCTTATACATACTTATTAAAGAGAATGGGAAGCATATTCCTATCACCAATTCAAAAAACTATGTTTCAAATGGTAACTACTACTATAAAGCCACTATCAATCATGATGGAGTTTTTACCCTTTCATATTACCCTAGAAATCCAACAAATGTTCAGCGTTGGATAGTTGCAAAGACAATACCTGAGAACATTTGTTTGAATTCTACATCTAACAATGGTATTTGTGGGTTAAATAGCATTTGCAGCCTTAGAGATGATCAAAGGCCAAAGTGTACATGTCAAGAAGGATATTCTCTAATTGATTCAAACAACATGTATGGTGGTTGCATACCAAATTTCCAAGTTAATATTTGTCAATGTAGGCATCAAGGGTCACAAAATGATACACAAATTATGAGGAATTTGTCCAACACTTATTCGCCTAAATTTGATTATCAACCATTGAGTACTTGTACATTACAAGAATGCAAGGAATATTGTATGCAAGATGGCTGGTGTGTGTTGGTTTTTGTCAATGAAAGTTCTTGCTGGAAAAATAAGCTACCACTCTCACATGGGAGAAAAGATTTGTCAATGAAAGGAACTTCTATCATAAAAATAAGGAGAAATGATACTCTATCAATCCTTTCCAATGTGATTAAAGATAATGTTCATAATAACACCAAAAAGATGAGAGATTATGGTTCTTTGATGATTGTGATGTCAATTATTTTGGGATTCTCCATTGTTATAATTATAGCATTGTGTGGTCCAATTTGTTTTTGGCACAACCACAAGAAGATAAAAAGTAGTGCAACCAACATAAGTGTTGTTGACAGAAATTTGAGAATTTTTACTTACAAGGAAATTACGGAAGCAACAAACAACTTTAGAGAAGAACTAGGAAGGGGGTCTTGTAGCATTGTATACAAAGGAACAATTGATGTGGATATGAATGTGGCTGTTAAGAAATTGGACAAGTTGTTTCAAGATAGTGATAAGGAATTTCAGACTGAAATGAATGTGATAATCGAAACTCATCATAGGAACCTTGTTCGTCTTCATGGGTATTGTAGCGAGGAACAACACAGGGTTTTGGTGTATGAGTTAATGAGTAATGGTACTCTAGCAAGCTTCCTTTTCACTCCTTTGAAACCAAGTTGGAGCCGAAGAGTTCAGATCGCAATTGGCATTGCAAGAGGTCTTGTTTACTTGCATGAGGAATGTTGCACCCAAATCATCCATTGTGACATAAAGCCGCAAAACATACTTCTTGACGATGATTACAATGCTAGAATTTCTGATTTCGGGTTAGCAAAactattattaattaatcaaagtCACACCAAAACCGGAATTAGAGGAACCAAAGGGTATGTTGCACCAGATTGGTTTAGGAGTGCACCGATCACGGCTAAAGTTGATGCTTACAGTTTTGGTGTGTTGTTACTAGAGATTATTTTCTGCAGGAAAAATGTTGAGGGTGATAATGTTAGTGAAGAAAAGAGGATTTTAACTGATTGGGCCTATGATTGCTACAAGGCTACAAAATTGGATCTTCTTCTAGAAAATGAAGGTGAGGCTATTGATGATATGAGTAGAGTGGAAAAATTTGTCATGATTGCTATTTGGTGCACTCAAGAAGATCCATCAATTAGGCCAACAATGAAAAGGGTTTTGCTAATGCTAGAAGAGATTGTTGAAGTTGCTATTCCTCCAAGTCCCTACCTTTATGGTTCTTTTGGGTGA